GTTCCGGGCGTCGGACGACGCGACGTCCGGTTCGGTCATCGAGAAGCCCGACCGGATCCGGCCGTCGAGCAGCGGCTCGAGCCACCGCTGCTTCTGCTCGTCCGTGCCGAACATGTGGAGGATCTCCATGTTCCCGGTCGAGGGCGCGGAACAGTTCAGCGCCTCGGGCGCGATGTACGGCGACCGGCCGGTGACCTCCGCGATGTGCGCATAGTCCAGGTGCGTCAGTCCGGACAGCGCAGGCAGGAAGAGGTTCCACATGCCCTGCCGCCGGGCCTCGGTCTTGAGTTCCTCGACGATCGGCGGCAGGACGTGGCTGTGCGGCCCGTCGGCCTCGAGTTGCTTCGCGTACACCGCCTCGGCGGGATACACGTACTCGTCCATGAACTTTTCGAGCCGCTCGATGATCTCGCGGGCTTCGGGACTCGGTGACAGATCCACCAGGTGTTCCTTTCGATTCGAGGGTGGAAGGCGGCTATCCGGCGGCGGACGTCAGGACGACCTTGCCGAGCGCACGACGCCCCATCACTACGTCGAGCGCCGCGGCGGCGTCGGACAGCGGGAACGTCTCGCTCACATGTGGTCGGAGAACGCCCCGTTCGTACCAGCCGAACAGCCGATTCATGTTGTCGGCGTTGCGTTCCGGGTTGCGTTTCGCCCACGCTCCCCACAACACGCCGTGCAGGGAGCCCGAGGAGACCAGGAGCCGGTTCATCCCGACCTTGGGGATGTCGCCCGAGGCGTACCCGACCGTCAGGTACCGCCCTCCCCACGCGAGCGAGCGGATCGCCGCCTGCGCGTGCTCTCCGCCGACCGGGTCGTACACGACGTCGACCCCGGCGCCCGTGAGCTCGGTGATCCGCGCTCTCGGATCCTCGCTGGAGTAGTCGATCGTCTCGTCCGCGCCGCGCGCGCGGCACAGCTCCAGCTTCTCCGGGCTCGACGCCGCCGCGATCACCCGGGCCCCGAGGGCCTTGCCGATCTCGACGGCCGCCAGCCCCACACCACCCGACGCCCCGAGCACCAGCAGGGTCTCCCCCGCCCGCAGGTCGGCGCGATCGACCAGGCCGTGGCAGGACGTCCCGTATGTGACGGCGAATCCGGCGGCGTCCGTGTAGGACAGCGAATCCGGGATCGGGAACACCATGGTCGCGGGAACGGCCACCTGCTCGGCGTAGCCACCCATGCCGCAGAACGCGAGCACGCGGGCGCCGACGGCGATACCGGTGACGTCGGCACCGACGGCCCGCACCACCCCGGCCGCCTCGGAGCCGGGAACGAACGGCAGCGGGGGTTTGGTCTGGTAGTTGCCGGACACGATGAGCCCGTCGGGGAAGTTCACGCCAGCAGCGTGCACCTCGACCAGCACCTGATCGGGTCCGACGGTCGGAGGGTCGACGTCCTCGTACCTGAGCGTATCGGGCGTGCCGAGGGCCCGACAGAGCTGCGCCTTCACGGTGCCACCCCGGTGACGAACGTCGCCCACGCCTTGACCGCGAGTCCGCCTGTCTGCCGGGCACAGTCGAGCTCGAGATCGATCTTGCCGACGCCGTCGTCCTCGTATTCCCGCAGGATCATCGCGGTGCAGGTGAGCACGTCGTCGGGCCACACCTGTTCGAGGAACCGGACCCGGTAGGACCGGATGTTCTCGGCGCCGAGCCAGTCGCTCGCGTAGGTCGCGAGCAGCCCGGCCTGGAACATGCCCACCGAGAACGGCGACGGGTACCCGGACGCCTCCGCGAACGTCTGGTCGTGGTGGATCGGGTTCATGTCTCCCGACGCCCCCTGGTAGCGGACGAAGTCGGTCCGGGTGACCGGTCCGACCGTCCAGGGTGCCGGCAGGGTCCGAGTGGTGGTCATGCGTCCTCCGTTGCGGGTCGGGCGGTTTCGACGCCGGTCATGGTTGCGCGGGCCACGACGGTGCCGGTGTCGTCGACGAAGTCGGTGACCATCACCGCGAACGTCAGCTCGCCGCCGCGGCGGCCCTGTTTGGTGTAGACGTCGGTGATGCGGGACGTGCAGCGCAGCCGCGTCCCCGCGGCGGGCGGCGGGCCGAAGAACTCGTACTGCTGCTCGGCGTGCAGCCCGCGTTTGCCGTCGAATTCAACTGCTTTCCAGGGGTTTCCTTCCGGCGGCGCCCAGAAGTTGATGGTGGTGAGGAAGGTCGGTGGCGACACCGCATCCTCACGCTCGAGATAGTCGGGATTCGACGAGTAGGTCGCGACCGCGAACTCCCGGATCTTGCCGCGTTCGACATCGAGGTCGTAGGTCTTACCTTCGGTGCCGACGGCGTCTGCGTTTGCCATGTTCCCTCCAGGGATGTGCGGATCGAATCAGGCGTGCTGACTGCTGACGGAGACGACCTCACCGGTCATGTACGACGAGTAGTCGCTGGCCAGGAACACCATCACGTTGGCGATCTCCCACGGCTCGGCAGCGCGCCCGAAAGCCTCACGCGCACTGAGTTGTCCGAGAAGCTCGTCGGTCGTCACCTTGGCCAGGTGCGCGTGCATCGCGATGCTGGGCGACACCGCGTTGACGCGGATACCGTGCTCGGCCACGTCCAGCGCCGAGCAGCGGGTCAGGGCCATCACGCCCGCCTTCGCGGCGGCGTAGTGCGCCTGACCGGCCTGGGCGCGCCACCCGATCACCGACGCGTTGTTGATGATCACACCGCTGCGGCGCGGCACCATGTGCCGCAGCACCGACCGGGTCGCGCGGAAGGTGCTGGTGAGCGTGACATCGAGGACCGAGTTCCACTCGTCGTCGGTCATGTCCGTCACGCTCGCCGTGCCGCCGAGGCCGGCGTTGTTCACCAGCACGTCGACGGCGCCGTACTCGGCGACCGCACCGTCCATCAGGTCGTCGATCTGTCGCTGGTCGGTCACGTCGCACACGATCGTGAGAGGCCTCGAGCCGAACTCGGACTCGATCCGGTCCGCCGCCTCGGCCAGCCGCCGCTCGTGCCGGTCGCTGATCGTCAACCGGGCCCCCTCGGCGGCGAACCGCTGCGCCGCAGCGAAGCCGATGCCGGTACCGGCGGCCGCGGTGACGACCACGGACCGGCCCTGGACGAGACCGTGCGCCGGGCCCGGGGTGGGTGTCGTGAACTCAGACAAGGCCGCTCATCTCCTGCACCAGCTCGTCGACGGTCCAGCGGGCACCCTTGTCGATGATCTTCCCGTACTGCCAGCCGAGGAACTGTCGGATCTCGCCGCCCTTGGCGTAGAACACCGAACCACTGGCGGGGCACTGCTCGGTGAGCAGGTACGCGACGACCGGCGAGACGTTGCCCGGGTGGTAGACGTCGAACGCCTCCGGGTCCGAGGGCACGGCCACCATGTCCTTGATCCCCGGGACGTCCTCGGTCATGCGGGTGCGGGCGACCGGGGTGATGGCGTTGCAGCGGATCCCGTAGCGCCCCAACTCCTGCGCCAGGATCACCGTCAGCGACGCGATCCCGGCCTTGGCGGCACCGTAGTTGCTCTGGCCGACGGCACCGAGTAGGCCGGAGGTGCTCGACACGTTCACGATCGACGCATTGACGTCGTCGCCGGCCTTGGATCGGTCGCGCCAGTGCGCACCGAAGATCCGGCACGGCGCGAACGTCGCCCGCAGCTGTCCGGTGATGACGTCGTCCCACTCGTCTTCGGCCATGTTGACGAACATGCGATCGCGCAGGATGCCGGCGTTGTTGACCAGTCCGTGCACCTCGCCGAAACTGCCGAGGGCGGTGTCGAGCAGGCTGTTCGCACCCTCGATCGTGGTGACGTCCGCGGCGTTCGCGACCGCGACGCCGCCCGCCGCGGTGATCTCGTCGGCGACGCGCACCGCCAACGCCGGGTCCGATCCCTTGCCGTCCGGACCGGCACCGGTGTCGTTGACGACCACGCGGGCGCCCTCCGCGGCGGCCAGCAACGCGTGCTCGCGGCCGATCCCGCGGCCCGCACCGGTCACCACGATCACACGATTGTCGAGCTGGTTCATCGTCGTCCTCCTGTCTGCATCAAATATTTGCTACGCACCGTCGGCGCGGGTCAGGCGCGCGAGTGTCGCCTCCGCCTCGGCCACGATGCGATCGATCAGTTCGGCGCAACTCGGCACGTCGTCGATCAGGCCGACGACCTGACCGGTCGCCATCACACCGATGTCGGCGTTGCCGTCGACGAGCGCCGAGCGGTACAGCATCGGCGCGTTGGCGGCCATGACGACCTGGCGCCAGCCGAGTTCGTGACTCTTCTTCATCTCGAGACCCTCGCGGATCATGTCCTTCCACGGGGTCCCCGAGAGCTTCTGGAAGGCAACGGCATTGCGCGCCGCGCGGAGCACGCGCTGCGGCCCCCGGGTGGATTCGAGCTGGTCGATGGTGCCGGCCCGGAGCACCCGCTGTGGCACGCCGTCGATCTCGAGCGTCACGACCGTGTCGTTGACGGACTTCGACAGGTAGACGTCCTTGACGGCCCGCGCCACTGGGGAGTCGCTGGTCAGCATGAACCGGGTTCCCATCGCGATGCCGTCGGCGCCGTACGCGAGCGCCGAGACCAGGCCGCGCCCGTCGAAGTAGCCACCGGCGGCGATCACCGGGATGTCGACGGCGTCGACCACCTGCGGCAGCAGCAGGCTCGTCGGGACGGCGCCCGTGTGACCGCCGCCCTCACCGCCCTGCACGACGACGGCGTCGACACCCCACTCCGCCACCTTCTCCGCGTGCCGGCGGGCACCGATCGACGGCACGACCACCAACCCGGCGTCCTTGAGCTTCGCGATCAGGTCCCGCTTGGGTGCGAGCGCGAACGACGCCACCTTGACGCCGGAGCGGATGAGCAGGTCGAGGCGTCTGCCGACGTCCTCCTGGTTGGCGCGCAGGTTCACGCCGAACGGCGCGTCGGTGCGGTCCTTGACGTAGTTGATCGCCTGCTCGAGCTCGTCGTAGCCGAGCATCCCGCCGGCGATGATCCCGAGACCGCCGGCCTCGGCGGTGGCCGCGGTGAGCTTGGCGTCGGAGACGTAGCCCATACCCGTCTGCACGATCGGGTACTTCACCCCGAACAGGTCGCACAGTCGGGTGTGCAGCGCGCTGCGGTTCGATTCGAGGATGGTCACGCGGGTACCTCCTTGTCGCGCAGGTTTCGTGGATCGATGACCATGCGGATCAGTTCGAGTTCCTCTGCGGTCGGAATACGGGTCTGCGGAACCGAGTCCGGGGTCACGAGGTCGAATCCCGTGGCGGCCACGACGTCGTCGACCGTGACGCCGGGATGGACCGACACCAGCCGCAGCCGGCCCGTGTCGGGTGTGAAGTCCAGGACCGCCAGATCCGTGACCACCCTTCGCAGTTCGTGGTAGCGGGTGGCCGCCGGCCCCGCCTTGCGCGCATTGTCGTAGCCTACGCCCGACACCATGTCGACCTTGGGCACGAACACCCGGGTGCTGTGCTTGGGCACCCAGTAGCTGGTGGGGTGGTAGACGGTGTTGCCCGGGGCACCGCGCACGCCCAGCAATTGCACCTTCGGCTGCGCATGATCGCCGATCGCGGAGATGTTGCAGTTGCCGTGCGTGTCGAGCTGGGTGGGGATCATCATGATGTGGCGCTTGCCGTTCCACACGAGATCGAAGATCTGGTTGAACGGCAGCCACGCCTCGACGTCGCCCTCGGCGGCGCCGCCGACGGCCCACGTGCCGCGGACCGCGCTGGCCTCACCGTCGGAGACCACGAGATCGGGCTCGAACGTGTGCCGTGCCAGGCGGACCCCGATCGCCGGGATGGTTCCGAACGCGCTGGCGATCACCTCACCGTTGCCGCGGTACGCCTCGGCGCATGCCACCACGCACACTTCCGCTCGCGTCGCTGCACTCATGCCGAAGCCTCCTCGCGCTCGTCGCGCACCGCACGCTGATACTCCGCTTCCGGGACCGCCAGGTAGCGGTCGACGAAGGCCTGCCACTTCTCCGGGTCCTTTGCCGCCGAGACGTATTCCCGCTGGAAGGCCTCGTCGCGGTCGTAGTCCGGGATGCACGAAGTGAAATGAGCACCCCCGGGTGCGGCGACCACTCCCGAGACCAGCAGGCGGGGAATCCGAATCGTCGACGGATGGGCCTCGGCGGTGAGTTCGGCCGTCGGGACGATGCGCTCACAGGAGACGTACACCTGCTCGGCGGCCATGCAGAACAGGTCGTCGAAGTACAGGTCCGGACCCAGGTACTGCGCGTTGCCGTGGGCATCCGCCCGGTTCATGTGCACGAGCGCCGCGTCGAGCGGGATGGCCGGCATCGCGACCAGCGTCTCGTCACCGTACGGGTCTGTGACCGTTCGCAACTCGGGATTGACGCGCATGACGTCCGAGCCCAGGCCGGCCCGCGTCGGCAGGTACGGCGACCGGATCCCCGCGGCGTACAGGCCCCACTGCAGCATGCCCTCGTCGTACTCGCTGACCTCGATCCGGCCCTCCTGACGGGCGGCGCGGAAGTGCGGGTCGAGCGGAATCGAGTCGAGCGAGACGAATCCGAAGACGACCTTGCGCACCTTGCGCGCGGCACACAGCAGACCCACGTCCGCGCCGCCGTAGGACACGACGGTGAGATCGTCGACGTCCGACCGCAGGATCTCCCGGACGAGCGACATCGGCTTCCGCCGGGATCCCCAGCCGCCGATCCCGATGGTCATTCCGGACCTGAGCCGGCCGACCACCTCTTTCTCAGTCATTGTCTTGTCCGACAATTTGTTCCATCCTTCGTCGATGTGCCACCGGCTCCCGGAGACCGGAACCGGTGGATGTATCAAACATTTGCTGCGCGATGCACGGCCCGATCACGGCACGTACTCGCGCATCCACTTCAGACCGCGGGCCAGCGCACTCTCGGCGCCCTCCTCGTCGATCGCCGGGCCGAGAAGTTCCAGGTCCACGACGCCGGCGTAACCCAGTTCGCGAACCTCACGCACCATTCGCGCCAGCGGTATGTGCCCGTCCCCCGGCACCCACCGGTCCGGCACCGAGGTGGCCTCGACCCGGTGGTCACCGATCTGCACCAGCCGGATCAGGTCGAGGTTGTCGGCGAGCGTGCGCATCAGTCCGCGCTCCTGCCACGCCGAATACAGGTCGACGCACAGTCCGACACCCAACATGCGGGCCAGTTCCGCCGCATCCGCGACGGAGTGCACGAAACTGATCCCCGACCGGATCGACATCGTGTTCTCCAGCGCCAGGTCCACCCCGCATTCGCGAGCACGATCCACGAACGGCGCGAACCGCTCGAGCACCGCCGAGGCGGCGTCCTCCCAGGACAGCGCCCCGGACCCGCCGGATGTGAAACACACCGTGGAAGCGCCCATTTCCACCGCGGCATCGACGGCCTGCCGCAGGTTGGCGATGTTCGCGGCCCAGCCGGCGTCGTTGTCGGCCATCGCACGAACCCCACCCGCGACGAACTCGACGGGCAGGCCACCCGCCTCGATCGCCTCGATCGACTCCCGCCAGCCCTGACGCGTCATGGTGGCGGCGAGCAGCCCGAACCGGTCCGCCCCGATGCGGCGCAGCATCGCCAACGACTCCTCGACGGGCCGTTCGGCCGTCGCGGCCAGGCAGATACTGAGAGCGGGGAGTCCGTCAGCGGACGATACCCGAGACAACTGATGCACGAATCCTCCTGTCGCAGTGCAGGTGACGATGTCCACATCGTGGCGCCGTCGCAATGTAGCAAATGTTTGATGCGCCGTATAGTCTCGTTCCGAACCGGCGATCCGCGCCGGTCACCAGCAGTCCCGCACACGGAGGTAGACATGGAGTGGTCGGAGCGCCACACCCTGATCATGGAGCAGGCCGCAGAGCTGTTCGCGACGAAGGGCATCGCGGGGACCAAGGTCCGCGACATCGCGGACGGTGTGGGCATCCTGTCGGGGAGCCTCTATCACTACTTCCCGTCGAAGGACGCGATCGCCGACCTGATCGTCTCGCGCTACCTCGACGACCTCACCCACGAGTACAAGGAGATCCTCGAGTCGACGAGCGACCCGCGGACCCGTCTCGACGAACTGGTCAAGGCGTCGTTCCGCGTCAGCCAGGCCCATCCGCACGCGTCGGAGATCTACCAGAACAACGGGACGTATCTCCGTAAACTTCCCTCCCACAGGAAGATCCGAGCGGCCGCCCGGACCACCAAGGAAGCCTGGATGACGGTGATCGAGAAGGGCATCGCCGACGGCGCGTTCCGCTCCGATCTCCCCGCCGAACTGCTGTACGGGCTCATTCGCGACGCCGTCTGGCTGTCACTGCGTTGGTTCACCCCCACCGGCGATTTCGGAATCGACCAGCTCGCGGACTCCGTCGTGTCGGTGTTCCTGGAAGGTGTCCAGGCCAAGTCCTGACAGAAAGGTTTGCGATGAGCAGTCTCACCGATACCGGGATCCGCGACGAAGCGGTCTCGGCCTGGTTCGTCGAGCACATCGACGGTGTGCGCGGACCGGTGCGCCTCGAGCGCATCGCCGGCGGCCGCTCGAACCTGACCTATCTGGCGACCGACGAACCCGGCGCCCGATGGGTCCTGCGGCGGCCGCCGCTCGGCATGGCGCACTCGCGTGCCCACGACGTCCTGCGCGAGGCCGAGGTGCTCGACCGTCTGCGGGAGACCCCGGTCCCGGCGCCGCTCGTTGCCGGCAGGTGCGACGACGACGCCGTCACGGGTGCACCGTTCTTCGTGATGAACCACATCGACGGGGTGGTGCTCCGGGACCCCGAGACCGTCACGGCCACGGTGCCCGACGACCACCGGCCGGCGGTCGCAACCGCACTGGTGCGGGCGCTCGCCGACATGCACGCCGTCGACCCACGTGACGTCGGCTGGGGCGAACTCGCGGATCGTGACGACTACGTGTCCAGGCAGTTGCGGCGCTGGTCCACGAACTGGGCAGAGGACCGCGTCCGCGTCCTCGACGACATCGGCCGCGCCCACGACCGACTGGTCGAACGCATCCCGGTGCAGGGACCCGCACGTATCGTCCACGGCGACTTCCGCCTCGACAACTGCCTGTTCTCCCCCGACGGCACGATCGGCGGCATCCTCGACTGGGAGCTGGCGACCGTCGGAGACCCGCTCGCGGACCTCGGTCAGCTCCTCGCGTACTGGGCCCACCCCGACGACGAGGTGTGCGCACTCGAGAATCCGCCCACCCGGGTGCCCGGATTCCCGTCGCGCGACGCACTGATCGAGCAGTATCTCGCCGCCGTACGACCGGACACGGTGCCCGACATCGACTTCTACATCGCCTACAACTGGTGGAAGATCGCGTGCATCGTCGAGGGTGTCTACACGCGGACCCTGCGCGGCGCGATGGGCGCGAGCGACCGTTCCCCGGAGTCCTTCGGCGCCCAGGCCGAGCGGCTCGCGGCCCAGGCGTGGCGGTACGCGCAACGGCTCTGAACTCGGCCGTTCTACCCTGGGACCCATGTCGGCACCTCAACGCCCCACCTTCGGGCAGTACGTGGGATACCAGTTCGGGCGGACGCTGCCGCCGTCGCTGCAGGACTGGGTCCGCAACGATCTCGTCGGCCCCGGCGCCTCGGCGCGCTACCTGATCCGGTTCACGGTCCCGGTGCTGCCCATCCTCGCGCTGTTCCTGCTCATCCCCGGCCCGGTCTGGGTTCCGCTGGCGATGATGGCGCTGCTGTTCCTCCCGCTGGTGTACTTCGCGATCGCGCTGATGCGGGTGTACCGCCGGCACCGGCTGGAGAGCCACGGACTGGACCCCGACCTGGTCGCCGAGAAGGTGCAGCGTCGCGCCGAGCGGATCCGCGACGACTACGAGCGGCGTCACGGACGCGGCTGACCAGCCAAGTTACCGACCGGTCAACTAGGGTACCGGGTGAACCGACGAAGGGAAGTAACCATGAGCGAGCCGGTGGCCACCGCCGACTTGGCCGACGAGATCGGCCCGGAGATCCGCAGCTGCGACACCCAGTTCATCCAGTTCGGTGCACGGGCAGCGTTCTCCGGACCGGTCACCACCATCAAGTGCTTCCAGGACAACCTGCTGGTCAAGCAGACCCTCAGCGAGCCGGGCAACGGCGGCGTCCTGGTCGTCGACGGCGACGCGAGTGTGCACACGGCCCTGGTCGGCGACATCATCGCCGGGCGCGGCGTCTCCAACGGCTGGGCGGGCGTCATCGTCAACGGCGCGGTGCGCGACTCGGCGATCCTGCGCACCCTCGACATCGGCATCAAGGCGCTCGGCACCAACCCGCGCAAGAGCACCCAGACCGGTTCCGGCGAGAAGAACGTGCCGGTCTCCTTCGGCGGCGTCACCTTCAACCCGGGCGAGACGGTCTACAGCGACGACGACGGCGTCGTCGTCCGCTGACTCAGACGCGTCGCAGGTGGCCGGCGGTCCAGTCGGCCACCAGCGACCGCACCTCGGCGTCCACCGGTTCGCGCACGAGCTTCCGGTACACGCCCAGCGACGGCGGGTTCGGATCCCGTCGGAGCAGGTGCGTCAGATCCGGGACCCGCACGGTGTCCACGTTGCCCGGGACGAGGTCGGCGATCGCCGCGAGATCGTCCGGATCGACCTGGATGTCCTTTGCGCCCGTGATGGCCAGTACCGGCGAATAGTTCTCCCGTAGAAGTGGTTTCGGATCGAACTCCAGGAACTCCCGGAACCACCGCGCATTCACCTTGCGCGTGCCGAGGCGTGCGACGTCGCCCTCGCTGTGCGCCAGCTTGTCGAAGGCCTTGCGCTGCCTGGCCTGCACGTCGATCCGGAGCAACCCGAGGATCGACCGCACCGCACGCGGCTGTCCGTCGACCGCCTTGCCCAGTTGCCACAGCAGCACGGCCCGCCCGGTCGCCGCGGGCCCGGCCAACAGCACCACCGCCGCCGGCGCGCCGCCGTCGCGGGCACCGAGGGACATCGCCAGACAGGCGCCCTCGCTGTGACCGATCACCGCGACCGCATCCCGTACGAATTCCCCTGTCGTGCGCAGCCATTCGACGGCGGCAGCGGCGTCCGCCAGGTTGTCGCCGAACCCCGCGGTCATGTAGTCGCCGCCCGACGCGCCGACGCCACGCTTGTCGTACCGCAGCGACGCCACCCCGTTCCGCGCCAGTGCGTGCGCGATCGCCCGGCTGACCCCGATCGGCATCCGGGGGTGGTCGCCGTCCCGATCGATCTCACCGGAGCCGCCCAGGACCAGGGCCACCGGACCCGACTCTCCCCCGCTCGGCACCGCGAGCATGCCCGCCAGCGTCGTCCCGTCGAAGGATTCGAAGGTCACCTCCCGCTCGGTGAACTCGGGCCGCCCCGCCGACAGCGCTTCGCGCACCCGCTGCGCGACGGCCGTCGCATCCGGGGTGGTGACGATCAACCGGTCGAAGTCCGCGCCGGCCGCGGTGCCGACGGTGTGCACCCGCAAAGCGGGCACGCCGCGGTGGGCGACGGCGAACGTCCGCAGTCCCCCGCCGCGCCACGTGCCGATCCGGACCCGACCGGGAACCGCGAGACCCGGCGCACGCATGCCGCGTATGTTCGCGAAGGCGTCGGCGACGACGTCGACGTCGCGGACGTACCCGAGCGGGATGGTGATGTCGCCGCGCAGCCCCGCAACCTTCTCCCCGCGGGACAGCATGATCGTCAGCGCACTCGCGGTCACCGTCATCTCGGCCATGGTGTTCCTCCGTCCACCCGCGGAGTGCCGTTCTCACCGACGAGAACGCCGTCGAACATCAGTATGCCCGGTCGCCGACGAGCGCGAACGCAGACAGCGGGGCCGACGGATCGATCCGTCGACCCCGCCCGGGACGCGCTACCGGCCGCCCCTCCCGTGGCGGCGCAGCAGCACCTGGGTCGAGTGCCGGTAGGACGCGGGACGCGCGGGCAGGAACCACTGCGACAGTCGGGTGAGCGGCCCGACGTTCGCATCGATCTCGTCCAGCACCTCGTCGACCTGCCGCAACGAGAACGGAATGATGTTCGTGCCGCGGGCCGGCTTGCCCTCGCTGCGTTCGATCATCCAGTCCAGCCGCATCCGCACGAAGGCGCGCCGCTCCTCGAGCGCCGGCAACTGCGTGCCACCGAGCATGTGATCGGCCGTCCACAGTGCGGCGGCCTCGGCGCTGAGCGGGCTGAACAGCGACGAGCCGTATCCGACGAAGTACAGATTCGGGACGTCGAGCGGCAGAATCTGCCGGTAGAGCAGGAAGTTGCCCTCGTCGTCGGTCAGCCGGTCCTGCATCTCCTCCGTCAGGAACGGCACCCGCTGCTGGAAGCCGGTGGCGCACACGACGACATCCGCGGGCACCACGGTGCCGTCGCTGAGCTCTGCGACCGGCTTGCCGTCCTTCTCGTGCAGCGCGGAGATGACGGTTCCGCGGCGCACCCCGATCGTGCCGTCCGCCACCTTCTCGTAGAACTGCTCCGTCGCCAGGCTCACCGCGTGCCGGACGATCCGCTCGAACGAG
This genomic stretch from Prescottella soli harbors:
- a CDS encoding CoA-transferase subunit beta is translated as MSAATRAEVCVVACAEAYRGNGEVIASAFGTIPAIGVRLARHTFEPDLVVSDGEASAVRGTWAVGGAAEGDVEAWLPFNQIFDLVWNGKRHIMMIPTQLDTHGNCNISAIGDHAQPKVQLLGVRGAPGNTVYHPTSYWVPKHSTRVFVPKVDMVSGVGYDNARKAGPAATRYHELRRVVTDLAVLDFTPDTGRLRLVSVHPGVTVDDVVAATGFDLVTPDSVPQTRIPTAEELELIRMVIDPRNLRDKEVPA
- a CDS encoding FAS1-like dehydratase domain-containing protein yields the protein MANADAVGTEGKTYDLDVERGKIREFAVATYSSNPDYLEREDAVSPPTFLTTINFWAPPEGNPWKAVEFDGKRGLHAEQQYEFFGPPPAAGTRLRCTSRITDVYTKQGRRGGELTFAVMVTDFVDDTGTVVARATMTGVETARPATEDA
- a CDS encoding NAD(P)H-dependent flavin oxidoreductase is translated as MTILESNRSALHTRLCDLFGVKYPIVQTGMGYVSDAKLTAATAEAGGLGIIAGGMLGYDELEQAINYVKDRTDAPFGVNLRANQEDVGRRLDLLIRSGVKVASFALAPKRDLIAKLKDAGLVVVPSIGARRHAEKVAEWGVDAVVVQGGEGGGHTGAVPTSLLLPQVVDAVDIPVIAAGGYFDGRGLVSALAYGADGIAMGTRFMLTSDSPVARAVKDVYLSKSVNDTVVTLEIDGVPQRVLRAGTIDQLESTRGPQRVLRAARNAVAFQKLSGTPWKDMIREGLEMKKSHELGWRQVVMAANAPMLYRSALVDGNADIGVMATGQVVGLIDDVPSCAELIDRIVAEAEATLARLTRADGA
- a CDS encoding phosphotransferase family protein, with protein sequence MSSLTDTGIRDEAVSAWFVEHIDGVRGPVRLERIAGGRSNLTYLATDEPGARWVLRRPPLGMAHSRAHDVLREAEVLDRLRETPVPAPLVAGRCDDDAVTGAPFFVMNHIDGVVLRDPETVTATVPDDHRPAVATALVRALADMHAVDPRDVGWGELADRDDYVSRQLRRWSTNWAEDRVRVLDDIGRAHDRLVERIPVQGPARIVHGDFRLDNCLFSPDGTIGGILDWELATVGDPLADLGQLLAYWAHPDDEVCALENPPTRVPGFPSRDALIEQYLAAVRPDTVPDIDFYIAYNWWKIACIVEGVYTRTLRGAMGASDRSPESFGAQAERLAAQAWRYAQRL
- a CDS encoding sugar phosphate isomerase/epimerase family protein; this translates as MHQLSRVSSADGLPALSICLAATAERPVEESLAMLRRIGADRFGLLAATMTRQGWRESIEAIEAGGLPVEFVAGGVRAMADNDAGWAANIANLRQAVDAAVEMGASTVCFTSGGSGALSWEDAASAVLERFAPFVDRARECGVDLALENTMSIRSGISFVHSVADAAELARMLGVGLCVDLYSAWQERGLMRTLADNLDLIRLVQIGDHRVEATSVPDRWVPGDGHIPLARMVREVRELGYAGVVDLELLGPAIDEEGAESALARGLKWMREYVP
- a CDS encoding MaoC/PaaZ C-terminal domain-containing protein, whose protein sequence is MTTTRTLPAPWTVGPVTRTDFVRYQGASGDMNPIHHDQTFAEASGYPSPFSVGMFQAGLLATYASDWLGAENIRSYRVRFLEQVWPDDVLTCTAMILREYEDDGVGKIDLELDCARQTGGLAVKAWATFVTGVAP
- a CDS encoding NADPH:quinone oxidoreductase family protein gives rise to the protein MKAQLCRALGTPDTLRYEDVDPPTVGPDQVLVEVHAAGVNFPDGLIVSGNYQTKPPLPFVPGSEAAGVVRAVGADVTGIAVGARVLAFCGMGGYAEQVAVPATMVFPIPDSLSYTDAAGFAVTYGTSCHGLVDRADLRAGETLLVLGASGGVGLAAVEIGKALGARVIAAASSPEKLELCRARGADETIDYSSEDPRARITELTGAGVDVVYDPVGGEHAQAAIRSLAWGGRYLTVGYASGDIPKVGMNRLLVSSGSLHGVLWGAWAKRNPERNADNMNRLFGWYERGVLRPHVSETFPLSDAAAALDVVMGRRALGKVVLTSAAG
- a CDS encoding CoA transferase subunit A, coding for MSDKTMTEKEVVGRLRSGMTIGIGGWGSRRKPMSLVREILRSDVDDLTVVSYGGADVGLLCAARKVRKVVFGFVSLDSIPLDPHFRAARQEGRIEVSEYDEGMLQWGLYAAGIRSPYLPTRAGLGSDVMRVNPELRTVTDPYGDETLVAMPAIPLDAALVHMNRADAHGNAQYLGPDLYFDDLFCMAAEQVYVSCERIVPTAELTAEAHPSTIRIPRLLVSGVVAAPGGAHFTSCIPDYDRDEAFQREYVSAAKDPEKWQAFVDRYLAVPEAEYQRAVRDEREEASA
- a CDS encoding SDR family oxidoreductase, which gives rise to MSEFTTPTPGPAHGLVQGRSVVVTAAAGTGIGFAAAQRFAAEGARLTISDRHERRLAEAADRIESEFGSRPLTIVCDVTDQRQIDDLMDGAVAEYGAVDVLVNNAGLGGTASVTDMTDDEWNSVLDVTLTSTFRATRSVLRHMVPRRSGVIINNASVIGWRAQAGQAHYAAAKAGVMALTRCSALDVAEHGIRVNAVSPSIAMHAHLAKVTTDELLGQLSAREAFGRAAEPWEIANVMVFLASDYSSYMTGEVVSVSSQHA
- a CDS encoding TetR/AcrR family transcriptional regulator; the encoded protein is MEWSERHTLIMEQAAELFATKGIAGTKVRDIADGVGILSGSLYHYFPSKDAIADLIVSRYLDDLTHEYKEILESTSDPRTRLDELVKASFRVSQAHPHASEIYQNNGTYLRKLPSHRKIRAAARTTKEAWMTVIEKGIADGAFRSDLPAELLYGLIRDAVWLSLRWFTPTGDFGIDQLADSVVSVFLEGVQAKS
- a CDS encoding SDR family oxidoreductase; amino-acid sequence: MNQLDNRVIVVTGAGRGIGREHALLAAAEGARVVVNDTGAGPDGKGSDPALAVRVADEITAAGGVAVANAADVTTIEGANSLLDTALGSFGEVHGLVNNAGILRDRMFVNMAEDEWDDVITGQLRATFAPCRIFGAHWRDRSKAGDDVNASIVNVSSTSGLLGAVGQSNYGAAKAGIASLTVILAQELGRYGIRCNAITPVARTRMTEDVPGIKDMVAVPSDPEAFDVYHPGNVSPVVAYLLTEQCPASGSVFYAKGGEIRQFLGWQYGKIIDKGARWTVDELVQEMSGLV